The window GCCAATGAATGTGCAGATCCCTGGGACCTAAAGGAGCATAACGGGACTTCATATGGATGGGAAGCCTCtgttaaacatgttttgtagTCCAGGGTTATGATGCACCAGTTTCCAAGGAACCTGCCATTTTCCCCAAGATGAACTCCATAGCCATTTACTACAATAGTACTGCCATGTGTACTGGGTCAGTGTTGTCAGCCCGAACTGGTTTGTAAAGGTTTACTATTTGCCTGAATGGAAGAATGAGAGCGAGAAATAAAATCCTGTGGCTTATTGAAGGTTTCATTTCCATTGACCATGTGTGCTTTTCACTCTAAAACATGTgtagtcaaacagactccaagctCACTTATGTATTCATATATAACAAAATTCTAACCccctaaaatataaaattactCCATCACCTAAATGCTGCATGTGATTGACTAGCATGTagatttcagtcaaaatgtactgtgccttcagaaagtattcagatcccttaACTTTCCACAGATTTTATTAGATTTAatttatcatttattattttatttgacgTAATTCTAAAATCAAttatgacaaagcaaaaaccatGTTTTTAGACGTTTGTgtgaatttattgaaaatgaaaaactgaaatatcttacATAGGAACCCTTTACCGTGACACCCCAAATTGACCTCAGCTGCATTGTGTCCTGTGATAATCTTTGAGATGACTCAAGAACTTGATTCCACCTATGGCACATTCAATTGACTAGACAGGATATAGAAATGCACACATCTGTCCATGTAAGGTTCCACACATCGAAGTGCATGTAGGGCATAAACCAAGCCACAAAGTCCAGGGAATTCTTCGCAGACCTTCGCAGATATAATTGCAAAGCTTTGACTCTTCCAAGGAGTTTATTGGGCTCCATTATtatgaaaatggaagaatttcaGAACCAAGAATTTATCTAGGACTGGCCATCAAATCTAAGTAACTGGGAAAGAAAGTCCTTGGTCAGGGAGATGACCAAGAACACAATGGccactaacagagcttcagactATCTATGCAGTGATGGAAGAACAAGTAAGAAGGACAACTACATCTGATCCAAAGCTCAAAGGACCTCAGGATAGGGGCGAAGAttcatcttccagcatgacaacaacacgaagcacacagccaagacaatgcttgAGTGGCTTATGGACAAGTCcttgaatgtccttgagtggtccAGCCAAAGTCTGGACATGAATCCTAATCCTGGGAGATCTTGCAGTTCACTGACtctccatccaatctgacaagGAAGAATATGAAAAACTgtccaaatccaggtgtgaaaAGCAGGTAGTCATACCCAAGGAGACTCAAACGTGTGATTGCTGGTAAAAGCGCTTTTATAAAGCACTGaatgaagggtctgaatacttaagtACATAAATTGTAGACTGATGGCAAAAAAGCTATTATAAATTAAGACCATAACACAAGAAATGTGGAGAGTAGgaaggagtctgaatactttccttTGGTGCTTTAGCACTTTTTTACATGTGATCACGATTAAGAGAAAATTTAATTTATTGCAATTGTCTCtgatggctttttaaatttATAGAAAAAAGTTAATTACTGAACACATCAATCATTAGGCTTCTCCTGTTTGTGTTTGATGTAACTTTAGAGCACTTTAATTTCAAATAACAGTTGTTAAACAAACCAGAAGGCTACGTTCataacaattgaaatcacaattTATTGAAACTTCCTAGCAACAGTAGCCCCAGAATGTCTGTgtggatatacagtatttacatgtTGAAAGAGTATATTccatatatacaaatatatatacactgtacaGACACAAGGTTCAGTAGAATTATCGAATAATTGAACATCGAGCTTAAAAAACCCAAACAAGTACTttgttcataaaatacattctcATGTTAAATGAGCTGAACCTTCAGGATCTTACCTTGAGACaggtttttttaataatatatcaCAAGTCTAAGGTCTGATTTGAGTTGGATACAAAATGGTGCAAattctgttttaaaaacaaaataaaaaacaaacatggaatAAAAGCCATATGAGATGTCTTGAGCAACCAAAATACACCGTTCAGTAAAATGATCTCTACTATACttttcatcaaaacaaaaaacagtggTTGGTTCTAAATTAAAGACCATCATATTATTGTCCCGTTTGGTCCCACTGTACTAGAGGACCAGAAGAACACGCACAACAGGAAAACATGTCTTAAAGAAAGGAACACGCTTGCTTCAAGCATCCAAACACATTTCAGGTTAGGGTAGCTAAGGTCAAGGAGTAAATTGGTTGAGTGTCAGAGAAGAGAAAACCACATGCAAGGTGCAACACAAGAAGCTGTGCCTGAGCATGACTGAGAACAtgttctcatttacagcaatgacctggatGCAGTTTAGTTTAAATGCCTCGCACAAGCGATTTTTCAACTAGAGGATTAGAACCAACTCAGGGATTTGATCAAACAACCTTCCAGTTACTGGCCCGATGCTCTAACCGCTAGGCTATCTGCCACTCTTTTTTGCCACTATACTGATTGAACAATGTTTAAAAGCTACTGTTGGGTGATTACCACAATTTGCGGTGCTTGAGGCTTGATCCAAAATTCTGCTTCTTGTACATTTATTGTTGCCACTAGATGGGACAACATTACCAAACTTGGCAAACTAATTGTAGGATGAACATGCTCTAGTACAGGGTAGTAAACTGATTAGGGTAGAGGCCAATAACAAATCAGAATTATTGGCTTGTGGGGGTCTGTGTAACCCCAAATTTAAATGGCTGGTGGGTGAAAGCTAGACTGAATGtacaacaacatttctaaattctAATATTCCAGTTTGTTCAGACAGtgaaaaagttaaatgtatctGGAAACTGCCCATCCCTGTTTGTTGGCTGATCGGTCCCAATGTGCCCTCTAAAATGGTGGAAGCCCTCAATGGCAATATCCATGCAAAAAAAAGGTTATTTCCAAGTAATGCCCCCTTTGAGAGGATAATCCAGAGTCAGGCACAGAGAAGCAGGTCACAACAGGCACCACTCACCCAAGGCCAGACAGAAGAGCAGGAAGGCCTCTTGGGCCTGAACTCCCCAAGCCTGGTCCTGGAGGGAAGGTGGAAGCAGACGCACCCCTAACCCCGCAGAGGAAGAAGGAATAGGGGGACTACTTCCTGAGGTGGAAtaggaggatgaggaggtgtCGACAacgggggagataggaacaacAGCGTAGGAGGCTGGAAGGGAggtggggacagagggagggagtgatggaggaaagaaagagagttcTCTGAGGAAAACGGCCAGGTATGAAAAGAAATGTGTGACAGGTaaacagagaggaggggaagcAATATGTGTACCtgtttaaaggggcatttcgAACATAGAAATACAATGAAACAAATAACTACACTAAAGATGAAATAAGAAAGTACAGGTCTTAAATAAATCCCCTttaaagactgtaaaacaatgcttcaataaataaaaaatagacgTAATTGCTTCCAGGGGCCATGTTTCAACAATAAAAGAaccacaaaaatgtatataatatttcATGATAATTACTTCTTTTCATACCTTTCTAGCCTTTAAAAGCTTTCACATTGTACATACTTATGTTCATTTAACCAGtggggaaaaacaaaacaacacagattaATGATGGAAGAACATGTCTAGTAAATATGGAACTAGGGAGTCACAGGATATTACAAATAAAAGCAGTTGGATTAGAACAGGGTTATTCTGGAGACGGCTCTGCACTTCAGGCAGAAGTGGTGTGAGTGTCTGGAATTTTCCATTTCCTCTGAGGAGTCACGATGATTCCCTTCCCTATTTTGGTTTATTCAATGTCAGCACAAAACACCTTCTGAATGCTACAACCATCTTCccccttttccaaaaacagcTGATTAACCTTCTTAGGTTTGTTGCGACCCAAGCTCCTCCACTGTCACTACAGATCTTGTACCACAGTCGTACCATGTCTTCAATCACAGTCAATGGCCATTGTTAACTGTCAGTTTACCAACGACATTTAACAATTTTTCTTACTACCATTCTCTGATTGAGGTGAGAATGCACATGTTCAAATAGAACAAGGCGTAGAGCATACAAACAAACCATCCCTGAGAATTTACAGGTCGCACTACAGCATATATGAGATAATTGTACATACTATAGATTGAGATGTAAAGCAGCTGACCTATGTGTCAAATAACGTTATTCACTGGAAACTCTGAAAAATACAGTTGAAGTTAAGACGCTTACACcgaattgtaaaaaaaattaataaaagaaATTGTAAAAAGGCTCCAATTTGGAAAACACTTTAACTTACCAATTTGGTAAACAATGTTTCCAATTtggaatgaaaaaaaatctgcttttcTAGCAGGGCATGGCAGAGATAGTGAGTTACAGATTTTAGTCTGTCTAGGGATTTGGCTACAACTGAAATTAAGTTAGTAGGTCCTTCATTAAATTGACATTGTGGGTAGAGTTTTCAGAAtggcaagtggaaaataattagtcctcagcctgtctgtccatctgcacttccaaaagacagggagagactgagCAAACCAGCATGTATATCATAGGTGTATatgagagaaagagcaagacagagagcgagacagagagacaaggaatAACATGCCTTAACCTAACAGTTGTCACGCTCGTAAAAAGGAGCTGAGATGGCCATCAGTACGGAGAAGCCTCTTGATCTGCATCTGCAAATTCAATAGGCTGTGAGTCGCTGTCCACATCAAAGGGCTTCTCTTTTGAGGGACTCCCATCGCCCCCAAGGCTGTGAGAGGGGATCCGGCCATTGCCACATTCCGGCTCGGTTTCGTAGCCCGTGTCCCTCAGGGCCCGGAGCTTCACCCCATTCTGGTGTGGTTGAGTCTGATCCATTAGGTCCGTCTTTTCGACTGGAACCATTAGGCCAGCCTCACAGGCCTCGTACTCAGTCGGGGGTTTCTTGTGGCCGCCGAGCAGAGCAGCACGCAGGCGGAGACAAGGGCCTGGAAGGTACCGCATGTAGCAGTTGTACGCCAGCGCAGCCAGAAAGAGTATGAAGAacaggaggaagagaaagaggagcgcCCGGCTGTTGTCGTGCTGGAGGTACTCAGGGTCCACATTATCTGGAATGGGGGCAACACTGGGGGAGGGGAGCTCGGGTGGGAGTGGGTCAGTGTCACTGCTGAGGGGCGTGGTTAGTGATGGTGAGGCGCTACGGGGGGGCGGTGGAGAGGTGGGGGTAGAGGGTCTGGGCGTGGCTGAGGTTAGTGGGAGGAGCCTCACAACATTATTACCTTCGGTGGCAGGGTTGGACTGGGTCCGGGTGACGGCAGTCTGAGGTGGGTGGCCTCGCGGTGAAGCCCTCCGTGGTACATCTAGAACCAGGATATACCCGGCCAGGATGCGGCTGAAGTTTTTTCTCATTGCCGGGGCCCACTCCAGGGACCAGCACTCATAGAGGCCCTGGTCTTCCGGGGCAACGCTGTAAATGAGCAGCCCTGTCTCTCCCATCAGGTGGAACCTCGAGGCCTCAGTCAGCAAGCTGCCATTTGCCTTCCAGACCGCGACGGCCATGTTGGAACGAATGAGGCACGGAAGTTCCACTGAGCTCCCGGGTTTGACTTTCACACGCTGGTAGTTCTCCACTGACAGGCCCGGCACTACAAATGAAAAGGACAAGAGATGGTTACTTACCTCACCCAGTGATTCGGAAATGCTGAACTGGGAATCGAAGCCTGTCTAATTACATACCTGAGGGACAATTGTCTGCGTCGCCGCTAAGGTTCTGGATCAAGTTTCTGAAAAACAAGCAGAACTGCCGTTAAATTCGACGTTGGGCTACAGACAAGCATTGAGACAAGCATGACAAAGGCACCTTTTGTAGACAGAGAAACAGGATGGACAGGataagacagagaaacaggacGGATTGTTCCGGCAAAACAATACCCAAACATacggtggatataaaaagtctacacacccctgttaaaatgcaaggttgTTGTGaagtaaaataatgagacaaagataaatcatgtcagacatttttccacctttaatgtgacctataatgtcaacaattcaattgaaaaacaaactgaaatctttgagggagaaagataaaaaataaaataaaactcacaataacctggttgcattagtgtgcacacccttaaactaataatttgttgaagcaccttttgattttattacagcactcagtctttttggttgggagtctattagcatggcacatcttgatgtggcaatatttgcctcATTCGTTCCAACATGGCCGGTCTGGGctgtggctgggccattccaaaacgttaatcttcttctggtggagccatgcatttgtggatttggatgtgtgctttgggtcgttgtaattgctgaaaggtaaacttcctcATCATCTtgagctttctaacggacacctgaaggttttgtgccaaaattgcctggtatttggaactgttcataattccctccacctgaTTAAGTCCCCGgttccatgcttcactgtgggtatggtgttctttggaattatggccaaaaagttcaaccttggtttcaccagaccataacacattttcccacttgcttttgggggacttgatgtttatttttgcaaacttcagccgggcttggatgtttttctttgtaagaaaaggcttccgtcttgccaccataccccatagcccattcatatgaagaatatgggagattgttgtcacatgtagcacacagccagtacttgccagaaattcctgcagttcctttaatgttgctgtaggcctcttggaagcctccctgaccagttttcttctcatcttttcatcaattttggagggacgtccagttattggtaatgtctctgttgtgccatattttcttcacttgatgatgactgtcttcactgtgttccatggtacatctaatgctttggaaattatttttgcccttctcctgactgatatctttcaacaatgagatccctctgatgctttggaagctcgcTGCGGACCATGACTTTTGCTCTGAGacgcaactaagaaaatgtcaggaaaatcctactagaacagctaaactttatttgtgattaatcagagtaattttaaattatggcaggtgtgtaatgacttctagtttgaatgtgattggttaattctgaacacagccacatccccagttataagagggtgtgcacacttatgcaactgggttattgtaaggtttttacttttcatttttccccctcgaagatttcggtttgtttttcaattgaattgttcacattataggtcacattaaagtgcAAAAAGTTCTGTGTCTCATtccaaaaacatggcattttaacaggtgtgtgtatactttttatctACTTTAAGTGTTGAATTGTACAGGTGATAGTTGTATTACCGGCGTGAGGGGCCCTGGGTGTGAAAGATGTTTATGCAGGCAGACGTGTTTGGGTCCCAGGCACAGTAGGGATCCCGGGTCAAAATACAGTCCAAACAAGACGGGTACTTCTCACAGAATGCAGTCGGAGACTGCACTACACCTGAGTCAGAGCCAACATACAGGAAGCTTGTCTGTGAAAGGACACAAACACTCTACAGGTTACCACACcttcaaaaacaacattattccACCAAGTGAAGCGTTTTGTCTAGTGTCTGCAGAAATGCTTAAAAGCTGTATAAGCCTGGCACATGGGGGTGGGGGCATAAAGGAAACAATTCTCAGACTAATCATTATTAATTCACGGAGCAGTTGTGGTTTTAACTCGGGAGCAGACTGGCTGTCTCCTTGGTCGGCAAATACATTTCCCCTTTTCTAGTCTCGAGATCAACGAGAGCTTCTGCATAGACAAAAGCCAACTCAGGAATCAAAGTCTGTGGGTTGTGCCGAGTCTGGAAAAACCTAAGATTTCTTGAGAAATACTTACCCCCTGTGATGAGATAAGCAAGTTCTTGATGGGCTCGGAGTTGTGAAGAAGCTGAATCTCTTCCACCGTATGGACCTCTTCTTCGTACAACACTGACTTGTGCAGGACTCCTTTATCTATGGAGACAGATGAAACAGAGGAAGTGAAGTTTACACAGTTTCTGCTGTTGACAGTCCAGCTCTCACCAGAAACTAAATAAGGTCAAGCACTTGAAGCACTGGTTTTAGGTTTAAGGACATGAATCCCTGCCTTTCCAAACAAATAattggtttagaagacaaaatataaatatatctaatatatctatatctaaTTCTTAATCTATTAAAACAGAATGAGGTTAGCATGCCCCTCCACAAAAAACTGGCACACGTGAACTTCTTTATGATTGGTGGTAATGTCTCACACGTCTGTCACTTCCAGAAAGGGGTGAGATCAGTTAAATGACAGTTTTCTTAGAAGATCTTTACAATTGAAATGGGGTgatcatgtcacaagaatgcAACTACAATGCACACAAACGAAGCCGTCGTCCACCAAACTGTTCCCTACCCGTTCCAGTGAAGATGACGTCATACATGTTGTTGTCCAGTGCCTGTACCCGCTCTACGGCGATCTGGGTGTAGTTGATGTCCTTGGTGATGAGTTTGGGACCATTTCCTATGGGCAAGACGGGGTCCTCTAGCAGAGGATGGTCCTTCACAAACTGGAGTGTCTTATCAGGCAGGTGGAGAGAGTTGTTGATGTTCTGGAGACGGTTGTGGTTGTTGATGCACTTAGGGTGGAGGGGGAAAGGATGACTCAATGAATGATACAATGTCCTGAACACTTCCAGTCGAAATAGAGATTTCAATCCAAATCAAATGAGTGTCAATGGAGACAGTGAAAAAACACCAGATTAGATAGGTGAACAGGACAGCCCACTAATAAAAATCTTGACAATCCTTGTgttattttgtagttttgtttAGGGGGGGT is drawn from Esox lucius isolate fEsoLuc1 chromosome 14, fEsoLuc1.pri, whole genome shotgun sequence and contains these coding sequences:
- the sema4d gene encoding semaphorin-4D isoform X1; its protein translation is MNQYQLVEAMTDKGNFTVPKLLPESNMAFGVLGVFLGLLLEVSTHGPHSMPRTSWKHEEVNLVEFAEPGIFNYSTLLLSEDKNVLYVGAREAIFELSMTNVSVKNNKVEWQVSEADMSMCILKGKSKETDCLNYIRVLQVLDNNQLYVCGTHAFQPVCRYLSLKGFSLEGPVEDGRGKCSFDPAQSFTTIMVDGELYSGTSYNFLGSEPIISKYSLSQSLLRTEYSTSWLNEPSFVFADVIREGENSANGEDDKVYYFFTEVSVEYEFFGKLLIPRIARVCKGDLGGQRTLQKKWTSFLKAKLVCSMPELNFVFNVVHDVFILKTPNWRETVIYGVFTSQWGNVGLSAVCAYNMSSVEDVFSKGKYMQKATVEQSHTKWVRYNGITPTPRPGACINNHNRLQNINNSLHLPDKTLQFVKDHPLLEDPVLPIGNGPKLITKDINYTQIAVERVQALDNNMYDVIFTGTDKGVLHKSVLYEEEVHTVEEIQLLHNSEPIKNLLISSQGTSFLYVGSDSGVVQSPTAFCEKYPSCLDCILTRDPYCAWDPNTSACINIFHTQGPSRRNLIQNLSGDADNCPSVPGLSVENYQRVKVKPGSSVELPCLIRSNMAVAVWKANGSLLTEASRFHLMGETGLLIYSVAPEDQGLYECWSLEWAPAMRKNFSRILAGYILVLDVPRRASPRGHPPQTAVTRTQSNPATEGNNVVRLLPLTSATPRPSTPTSPPPPRSASPSLTTPLSSDTDPLPPELPSPSVAPIPDNVDPEYLQHDNSRALLFLFLLFFILFLAALAYNCYMRYLPGPCLRLRAALLGGHKKPPTEYEACEAGLMVPVEKTDLMDQTQPHQNGVKLRALRDTGYETEPECGNGRIPSHSLGGDGSPSKEKPFDVDSDSQPIEFADADQEASPY
- the sema4d gene encoding semaphorin-4D isoform X3, coding for MAFGVLGVFLGLLLEVSTHGPHSMPRTSWKHEEVNLVEFAEPGIFNYSTLLLSEDKNVLYVGAREAIFELSMTNVSVKNNKVEWQVSEADMSMCILKGKSKETDCLNYIRVLQVLDNNQLYVCGTHAFQPVCRYLSLKGFSLEGPVEDGRGKCSFDPAQSFTTIMVDGELYSGTSYNFLGSEPIISKYSLSQSLLRTEYSTSWLNEPSFVFADVIREGENSANGEDDKVYYFFTEVSVEYEFFGKLLIPRIARVCKGDLGGQRTLQKKWTSFLKAKLVCSMPELNFVFNVVHDVFILKTPNWRETVIYGVFTSQWGNVGLSAVCAYNMSSVEDVFSKGKYMQKATVEQSHTKWVRYNGITPTPRPGACINNHNRLQNINNSLHLPDKTLQFVKDHPLLEDPVLPIGNGPKLITKDINYTQIAVERVQALDNNMYDVIFTGTDKGVLHKSVLYEEEVHTVEEIQLLHNSEPIKNLLISSQGTSFLYVGSDSGVVQSPTAFCEKYPSCLDCILTRDPYCAWDPNTSACINIFHTQGPSRRNLIQNLSGDADNCPSVPGLSVENYQRVKVKPGSSVELPCLIRSNMAVAVWKANGSLLTEASRFHLMGETGLLIYSVAPEDQGLYECWSLEWAPAMRKNFSRILAGYILVLDVPRRASPRGHPPQTAVTRTQSNPATEGNNVVRLLPLTSATPRPSTPTSPPPPRSASPSLTTPLSSDTDPLPPELPSPSVAPIPDNVDPEYLQHDNSRALLFLFLLFFILFLAALAYNCYMRYLPGPCLRLRAALLGGHKKPPTEYEACEAGLMVPVEKTDLMDQTQPHQNGVKLRALRDTGYETEPECGNGRIPSHSLGGDGSPSKEKPFDVDSDSQPIEFADADQEASPY